The Niallia alba genome includes a window with the following:
- the sda gene encoding sporulation histidine kinase inhibitor Sda: protein MDSLKKLNNDNLITAYISAIKYKLSNDFVLLLKKELIKRNISIH, encoded by the coding sequence TTGGATTCATTAAAAAAACTAAATAACGATAATTTAATTACTGCTTACATTTCTGCAATTAAATATAAATTATCGAATGACTTTGTTTTATTATTAAAAAAGGAATTAATAAAAAGAAATATTTCCATTCATTGA
- a CDS encoding N-acetylmuramoyl-L-alanine amidase — protein MAKIFIDAGHGGTDPGAVGNGLQEKVLTLTIAKKIESLLKNYENVSVKMSRTSDTTLSLSQRTDAANAWGSDFFLSVHINAGGGTGYEDYRYNTLTATSATGKVQSTIHSAVMAELKAFNVIDRGAKSANFHVLRETNSPALLSENLFIDTKVDANLLKRNDVLDAIARGHVEGLAKALGLKKKVIEVGKAQSGSYTVAQGDTLWSIAQTQGVTVDQLKTWNAGINPNALQIGSKLNIGVTIQIYNIQKGDIFWDIEEKFNIKHGTLEKLNPSVNVNTLQVGQTIPIR, from the coding sequence ATGGCAAAAATTTTTATAGATGCAGGGCATGGTGGTACTGATCCGGGAGCAGTTGGCAACGGCTTGCAAGAAAAAGTATTAACGCTTACAATTGCGAAAAAAATTGAAAGCTTATTAAAAAACTATGAAAATGTTAGTGTGAAAATGAGCAGAACGAGCGATACTACTTTATCTTTGTCACAGCGCACGGATGCTGCTAATGCTTGGGGCTCTGATTTCTTCCTATCTGTCCACATCAATGCAGGTGGAGGAACAGGGTATGAGGATTACCGTTATAACACCTTAACTGCTACTAGTGCGACAGGCAAAGTACAATCTACAATTCATTCTGCGGTTATGGCAGAATTAAAAGCATTCAATGTGATAGATAGAGGAGCAAAGTCGGCTAATTTTCATGTATTACGCGAAACGAATAGTCCAGCACTTTTATCAGAAAACTTATTCATCGACACTAAAGTTGATGCCAATTTATTGAAACGGAATGATGTCTTGGATGCAATTGCAAGAGGGCATGTTGAAGGATTGGCAAAAGCGCTTGGATTAAAGAAGAAAGTAATAGAAGTAGGGAAGGCGCAGAGTGGATCTTATACCGTTGCGCAAGGAGATACGCTATGGAGTATCGCGCAAACGCAAGGAGTTACAGTTGATCAGCTAAAAACATGGAACGCTGGTATTAATCCTAATGCCCTGCAAATCGGCAGTAAATTAAATATAGGTGTTACTATTCAAATATATAATATTCAAAAAGGAGATATATTTTGGGATATTGAAGAAAAATTCAATATAAAGCACGGTACATTGGAAAAATTGAATCCTTCAGTAAATGTGAACACTTTACAAGTCGGACAAACGATACCTATAAGATAA
- a CDS encoding ferritin-like domain-containing protein, which yields MRSSITTVMDGVIPSLYHSPWNPLLHCPHASNHVHFGYPSYPSKQISSNQHAYHYLDPNSPIHVRQHEILSQMMKAINGEYAAIACYQKLKNLAPTKNEKTIINEIRKDEIRHFNTFSNLYTQLTGKKHTPIITEKCPSDYKKGIDYAFNDEQETVDLYLDIAYHTDNKKVKEEFLRAAHDEQNHAVWFLYFLR from the coding sequence ATGCGTTCATCTATAACTACAGTAATGGATGGGGTAATTCCATCTCTTTATCATAGTCCTTGGAATCCATTATTACATTGTCCTCATGCAAGTAATCATGTTCATTTTGGTTATCCATCCTACCCTAGTAAACAAATATCCTCAAACCAACATGCTTATCATTATCTTGATCCAAATTCACCAATACACGTTAGGCAACACGAGATACTTTCTCAAATGATGAAAGCAATTAACGGAGAATATGCTGCTATAGCCTGTTATCAAAAGCTTAAGAACCTAGCTCCGACAAAAAATGAAAAAACAATCATAAATGAAATAAGAAAAGATGAAATCAGGCATTTCAACACCTTTTCTAATTTATATACACAGTTAACTGGAAAGAAACATACACCTATCATTACAGAAAAATGCCCCAGTGACTATAAGAAAGGCATTGATTATGCTTTTAACGATGAGCAAGAAACCGTGGATTTGTATTTAGATATTGCTTACCATACAGATAACAAAAAAGTAAAAGAAGAATTTCTAAGAGCCGCACATGATGAACAAAATCATGCCGTTTGGTTTTTGTATTTTCTGAGGTAA
- a CDS encoding WYL domain-containing protein has translation MIKQLQKAWKEKRPIEIIYVKKDSTVSQRSILVNGLTDTYIKAYCLKKKQPRIFKMDAILAASFKSNPYKKYA, from the coding sequence ATGATAAAACAATTACAAAAAGCGTGGAAAGAAAAAAGACCGATAGAAATTATCTATGTTAAAAAAGATAGTACTGTATCCCAGCGATCGATTCTTGTGAATGGTCTCACAGATACATACATCAAGGCCTATTGTTTAAAAAAGAAGCAGCCACGTATTTTTAAAATGGATGCCATCTTAGCCGCTTCCTTTAAGTCAAATCCATATAAAAAGTATGCTTGA
- a CDS encoding spore coat protein, which translates to MGRYNNDDVLGTGNNNCGRKCGNRVSPVQDIVHPTETVVRTTTNKRRIRNIHPTEIINVNRTVIRNENYYPVTERQVNETVVEDFDCGSNVNNPNNCRPRRFF; encoded by the coding sequence ATGGGTCGCTATAATAATGATGATGTTTTAGGTACAGGTAATAATAATTGTGGGAGAAAATGTGGAAATCGTGTTTCCCCTGTCCAAGATATTGTTCATCCAACTGAAACAGTCGTGAGAACTACAACAAACAAACGCAGAATTCGTAATATTCATCCAACTGAAATAATCAATGTGAATAGAACTGTTATTCGGAACGAGAACTATTATCCAGTAACGGAAAGACAAGTAAACGAAACAGTAGTAGAAGATTTCGATTGTGGTTCCAATGTAAATAACCCAAATAATTGCAGACCAAGAAGATTCTTTTAA
- a CDS encoding YjcZ family sporulation protein translates to MSDCYGGGGYNSNFALLVVLFILLIIIGASYWGGY, encoded by the coding sequence ATGTCAGATTGTTATGGCGGTGGCGGTTACAATAGTAACTTCGCTTTATTAGTTGTGTTGTTCATCTTGTTAATTATCATTGGCGCTTCCTATTGGGGCGGTTATTAA
- a CDS encoding YjcZ family sporulation protein: MSGYGGGFGSNFALIVVLFILLVIIGASYVS; encoded by the coding sequence ATGTCTGGATATGGAGGCGGATTTGGAAGTAACTTTGCATTAATCGTAGTATTATTTATTTTATTAGTTATTATCGGTGCATCTTATGTAAGTTAA
- a CDS encoding LOG family protein, whose product MKRIAVFCGSSAGASPVYTEEAVALGKELTRREMELVYGGSCIGLMGAIADSMVESGGKVIGVLPDFLQEKEIAHPALSELIVVKSMHERKAKMTELADGFITLPGGAGTMEEFFEIFTWAQLGLHKKPLGILNINHYYDPLVGLINHMADAEFLQDQYRTITIVDSDPKQLLDKFATYTPPGIKSFIQVSQT is encoded by the coding sequence ATGAAAAGAATTGCTGTATTCTGTGGGTCGAGTGCAGGAGCTTCTCCCGTTTATACGGAGGAAGCAGTCGCATTAGGGAAAGAATTGACTAGACGTGAAATGGAGCTTGTATATGGTGGTTCTTGTATTGGTTTAATGGGTGCAATTGCTGATAGCATGGTGGAATCAGGAGGAAAGGTAATAGGTGTGCTGCCTGATTTTCTGCAAGAAAAAGAAATAGCCCATCCTGCTTTAAGTGAATTAATTGTTGTAAAATCTATGCATGAAAGAAAAGCAAAAATGACCGAGCTAGCTGATGGATTTATTACGCTTCCAGGTGGTGCTGGAACGATGGAGGAGTTTTTTGAGATCTTTACTTGGGCACAACTTGGTCTGCATAAAAAACCACTTGGGATTCTTAACATCAACCATTATTACGACCCCCTTGTTGGATTAATTAATCATATGGCTGATGCAGAATTTTTACAAGACCAATATCGAACCATAACAATTGTTGATTCTGATCCAAAACAGTTGCTTGATAAATTTGCAACTTATACTCCCCCTGGGATAAAATCATTTATTCAAGTCAGTCAGACTTAA
- a CDS encoding GNAT family N-acetyltransferase yields MFLVQKFYDVEDFKRVMIPYLEKEEAVNGLPLGILMNIDEKIKPTVMAGVYKDEQPILMLLQTHPKQIIVSVFQKIIPLELSLISKLIHESITEIPGFIGEKTIVREMAQHIASLRQLKVILGMDQRIYQLNEVKKKPSNLGNFRWITKNDQSTIQQWVYDFAASINQPLEMEQASKRVEELIQGGKLAGWEVDHQLVSMANASRPTKNNITINFVYTPKEFRNKGYATNCVAELSERLLESDFSSTSLYTDITNPTSNKIYMEIGYQPMIDSILLFLEK; encoded by the coding sequence ATGTTTCTTGTGCAAAAATTTTATGATGTTGAAGATTTCAAGCGAGTTATGATTCCATATTTAGAAAAGGAAGAAGCAGTTAATGGCTTACCTCTAGGAATCTTAATGAATATAGACGAGAAGATTAAGCCTACGGTAATGGCTGGAGTATATAAAGATGAACAACCTATTCTTATGTTGTTACAGACACATCCTAAACAAATAATCGTTTCTGTTTTTCAGAAAATTATTCCTTTGGAACTCTCTTTGATCAGTAAACTAATTCATGAAAGTATTACTGAAATCCCTGGTTTTATTGGCGAAAAGACGATTGTAAGAGAAATGGCCCAACATATTGCATCGTTACGTCAATTAAAAGTTATTCTTGGAATGGATCAACGAATCTATCAATTGAACGAAGTCAAAAAGAAACCATCTAATCTAGGGAATTTTAGGTGGATAACCAAAAATGATCAATCTACCATTCAACAATGGGTTTATGATTTCGCTGCATCAATAAACCAACCATTAGAAATGGAACAGGCAAGTAAGAGAGTCGAGGAGCTCATTCAAGGAGGCAAACTTGCGGGTTGGGAAGTAGATCATCAGCTAGTTAGTATGGCAAATGCAAGTAGACCGACGAAAAACAATATAACGATTAATTTTGTGTACACACCGAAAGAGTTTAGAAACAAAGGTTATGCAACAAATTGTGTTGCGGAACTCTCAGAGAGGCTTTTGGAGAGCGATTTTTCTTCTACTAGTCTTTATACAGATATTACTAACCCAACCTCGAATAAAATATATATGGAAATTGGTTATCAACCAATGATAGATTCTATTTTGTTATTTTTAGAGAAATAG
- a CDS encoding YfiT family bacillithiol transferase — protein MGEYRVDERYPIGVFAHEGEISEEVLHSWISEIERYPEKLAKTVASLREEQLDTPYREGGWTVRQVVHHVADSHMNAYIRTKLALTEKTPTIKPYEEALWAELADYSLPVNVSLQMLTTIHTRWVHLIKSLILTDELEKELHHPVSGTQTVRLLVGNYAWHGRHHLAHITNLCEKKGWLVK, from the coding sequence ATGGGGGAATATAGAGTGGATGAAAGGTATCCTATTGGAGTATTCGCGCATGAAGGAGAAATCTCGGAAGAAGTTCTGCATAGCTGGATCAGCGAAATAGAGCGATATCCAGAAAAACTAGCGAAAACAGTTGCTTCATTAAGAGAAGAACAGTTAGATACGCCCTATAGGGAAGGCGGATGGACGGTTCGACAGGTTGTGCATCATGTTGCAGATAGTCATATGAATGCATATATACGGACAAAGCTTGCTTTAACGGAAAAAACGCCAACTATTAAACCATATGAAGAAGCATTATGGGCAGAGCTTGCAGATTACTCATTGCCTGTTAATGTGTCGCTCCAAATGCTTACTACCATTCATACAAGATGGGTACATTTAATAAAATCCCTAATTCTAACAGATGAATTAGAAAAAGAACTGCATCATCCAGTTAGCGGAACGCAAACGGTTCGTTTATTAGTCGGAAACTATGCTTGGCATGGACGTCACCACCTGGCACATATTACGAATCTGTGTGAGAAAAAGGGCTGGCTGGTGAAATGA
- a CDS encoding xanthine dehydrogenase family protein molybdopterin-binding subunit: protein MTYIGKSVFRKESLEKVSGTARYTGDYLATDALHVEMVKSSYAHAYISSIDIEEAEKLEGVRAIILGDNLPLIGEEVIDRPPLAVKKVRYYGEVIALVVAETIPVARRAAQLINIEYEPLPVVNSALQALESDAPLLHDNLLDYTKDEGIYPVEGTNMINHTKIRKGDINLGMEEGKVSIESHFSIPISDHAAIETRAALCEIRESGIVRIVTSSQAPYMVKKIISRDFKVETGKVVVETPFVGGGYGGKASVHLEIFAFIASRAVGGRKVRVFNTREEDLTVSPVHIGLEATVQLSCTQEGKLTAAKLKYVFDGGAYADKSPHLSTAGAVDCTGPYKIDNVWCDALCVYTNHPYAAPFRGFSHGEVHFAFERAIDMLAKKAKIDPLHFRKINAIHPGDTTPTQVVLTSSKVGNVEKCINRLREIMEWDKGQIHAIASNKVRVKGISCSWKNSTIGPAVSSGVVLTFNSDGSINLMSGIVEIGTGTKTVLAQILAEKMKMNVDRIHVRMAVDTQTEPEHWKTVASRGTLMAGRAVMAAADDAIRKLKKMGAIVLRVPEDDLEVANEMIFLRDNPKNSIPFEDIVYGYTYPNGNSIGGQIIANGSYSLTGLTNLDPETGAGNPGPEWAVAAQGVEIEMDMKTWRYKILKAITVVDLGEVLNHKAALGQIKGAMSMGIAWACREAFYFDENGRVLNPQLRTYRPLRFGEHPEYEVDIIKTPHIEAPFGARGAGEHGLVGIPAALGNALSLAINTELKSLPLTPEAIWRHVKEAHNGI from the coding sequence GTGACATATATCGGCAAAAGTGTTTTTCGAAAGGAATCCTTGGAAAAAGTTTCGGGCACCGCAAGGTATACAGGTGATTACTTGGCGACAGATGCCTTGCATGTAGAAATGGTCAAAAGTTCGTACGCCCATGCATATATTTCTTCGATTGATATAGAAGAGGCAGAAAAGTTGGAAGGCGTAAGAGCAATTATTCTTGGAGATAATTTACCTTTAATCGGAGAAGAGGTAATTGATCGCCCACCTCTTGCTGTTAAAAAAGTACGTTATTACGGAGAAGTAATTGCATTAGTTGTTGCTGAAACAATCCCTGTTGCGAGAAGAGCTGCTCAGCTCATTAACATCGAATATGAACCGCTTCCAGTGGTGAATTCTGCCTTACAAGCACTTGAAAGCGATGCGCCGCTTCTCCATGATAATTTGCTCGATTACACAAAGGATGAAGGCATTTATCCTGTGGAAGGTACAAATATGATTAATCACACAAAGATTAGAAAAGGCGATATTAACCTTGGAATGGAGGAAGGGAAAGTATCGATTGAGTCACATTTTTCGATTCCGATTTCTGATCATGCCGCTATCGAGACAAGAGCTGCTCTTTGTGAGATTAGGGAAAGTGGAATTGTTCGTATTGTAACAAGCTCGCAGGCACCTTATATGGTAAAAAAAATCATCAGTAGAGATTTTAAAGTGGAAACAGGCAAAGTAGTCGTCGAAACACCATTTGTAGGTGGTGGTTATGGTGGAAAGGCATCGGTCCATTTAGAAATTTTTGCATTTATCGCATCTAGAGCAGTCGGTGGACGGAAGGTACGAGTTTTTAATACGAGAGAAGAAGATTTAACCGTTTCCCCAGTTCATATTGGTTTAGAGGCAACTGTTCAGCTCTCTTGTACCCAAGAAGGTAAACTGACTGCCGCAAAATTAAAGTATGTATTTGATGGTGGAGCTTATGCGGATAAGTCTCCACATTTAAGTACAGCTGGAGCAGTTGATTGTACTGGACCATATAAAATTGACAATGTTTGGTGTGATGCTTTATGTGTATATACTAATCATCCATATGCAGCACCCTTTAGAGGATTCAGCCACGGAGAGGTCCATTTTGCTTTTGAAAGAGCCATTGATATGCTTGCAAAAAAAGCAAAAATAGATCCGCTTCATTTTAGAAAAATTAATGCCATTCATCCAGGTGATACAACACCTACACAAGTGGTGTTAACGAGCAGTAAAGTAGGAAATGTTGAAAAATGTATTAATCGTTTAAGGGAAATAATGGAATGGGATAAGGGGCAAATCCATGCTATCGCCTCGAATAAAGTACGAGTAAAAGGGATCTCCTGTAGTTGGAAGAATTCAACTATTGGTCCTGCGGTTAGCTCTGGAGTCGTTCTCACCTTTAATTCAGATGGCAGCATAAATCTAATGTCTGGAATAGTCGAGATTGGTACCGGAACGAAAACAGTACTAGCGCAAATCTTAGCAGAAAAAATGAAAATGAATGTGGATCGAATTCATGTGAGAATGGCCGTTGATACACAAACAGAGCCAGAGCATTGGAAGACAGTTGCAAGTAGAGGGACATTAATGGCAGGGAGAGCAGTCATGGCTGCAGCAGATGATGCAATTCGAAAACTGAAGAAAATGGGTGCAATCGTGTTAAGAGTGCCTGAAGATGATTTAGAAGTAGCAAATGAGATGATCTTTTTAAGAGATAATCCAAAGAATTCGATTCCATTTGAAGACATTGTCTATGGGTATACGTATCCCAATGGAAATTCTATTGGCGGTCAAATCATAGCCAATGGTAGTTATTCACTTACTGGCTTAACGAATTTAGACCCAGAAACAGGTGCTGGTAACCCAGGTCCAGAATGGGCAGTAGCCGCCCAAGGAGTAGAAATAGAAATGGATATGAAAACATGGAGGTACAAGATTTTAAAAGCAATAACGGTGGTGGATTTAGGAGAAGTGCTTAATCATAAAGCAGCGCTTGGTCAAATCAAAGGGGCAATGAGTATGGGGATTGCTTGGGCATGCAGGGAAGCCTTTTATTTTGATGAAAACGGAAGAGTACTAAATCCACAATTACGCACATATCGACCATTAAGGTTTGGAGAACATCCAGAATATGAAGTTGACATTATTAAAACACCACATATAGAAGCTCCATTTGGGGCAAGGGGAGCGGGAGAGCATGGATTAGTAGGTATTCCAGCCGCATTAGGAAATGCACTTTCCTTGGCGATAAACACCGAGTTAAAAAGTCTACCACTTACGCCAGAAGCAATTTGGAGACACGTGAAGGAGGCACATAATGGCATTTGA
- a CDS encoding FAD binding domain-containing protein: MAFEYIVASTIEQATKKYAEVEGQNRYPAYYAGGTEIITLRRIDQLNVDVSIDVKQIAACNIHQVDKEYFVIGSCITLTDIEELNYFPLLTDVCKEIADRTARNKITIGGNICGNIFYREAVLPFLLTDSVLVLASENGIRTEYIHDVFEEQLLLENGELLVQAFIDKKYLSKEYIAIKVRQQWETGYPLITIAGLKFDGQIRVAISGLCPFPFRSLELENLINNKTLRREERIAEVINHLPSPILNDVEGSDEYRLFVLSDLLEKVLDRLEGI, from the coding sequence ATGGCATTTGAATATATAGTTGCTTCCACAATAGAACAAGCAACAAAAAAATATGCTGAAGTTGAAGGACAAAACAGATATCCGGCGTATTATGCTGGCGGGACGGAGATTATTACATTAAGGAGAATTGATCAATTAAATGTAGATGTCTCTATTGATGTAAAACAAATAGCCGCATGTAATATTCATCAGGTTGATAAAGAGTATTTCGTGATCGGTTCCTGTATTACATTGACGGATATAGAAGAGCTTAATTATTTTCCGTTATTAACAGATGTCTGTAAAGAAATTGCTGATCGAACAGCAAGAAATAAGATAACAATTGGCGGGAATATTTGTGGCAATATCTTTTATCGAGAAGCGGTATTACCCTTCCTACTTACAGATAGTGTGTTAGTTCTCGCTAGTGAAAATGGAATTCGAACAGAATATATTCACGATGTGTTTGAAGAACAATTATTGCTTGAAAACGGAGAATTATTGGTGCAAGCATTTATCGATAAAAAATACTTATCTAAAGAATATATAGCAATAAAGGTGAGACAGCAGTGGGAAACTGGCTACCCACTAATTACGATTGCTGGATTAAAGTTCGACGGACAAATAAGAGTAGCAATCAGTGGTTTATGCCCCTTTCCATTTCGATCACTTGAACTCGAAAATCTTATTAATAATAAAACATTGCGAAGAGAAGAGCGCATTGCAGAAGTAATAAACCATCTACCTTCTCCAATCTTAAATGATGTAGAAGGATCGGATGAATATCGCTTGTTTGTGCTGTCCGACCTTTTAGAAAAAGTTTTGGATCGATTGGAGGGAATATAA
- a CDS encoding (2Fe-2S)-binding protein, which yields MPESGPNLVIVKLRVNGENHFVTIPPSKTLLATLRENLFLTGAKPGCFNGDCGACTIIIDQVAMKSCLMLAVEAQGKEIITIEGLKDSPLQQAFIEEFAFQCGYCTPGFIMNGHALLLNEHNPSREKIKEWLESNICRCTSYEEIEAAVLKAIVHKKE from the coding sequence TTGCCGGAAAGTGGACCAAATTTAGTAATAGTAAAACTGCGTGTAAATGGTGAAAATCACTTTGTAACCATTCCTCCATCAAAAACATTGCTGGCCACATTGCGTGAAAATCTATTTTTGACAGGCGCGAAGCCAGGGTGCTTTAATGGTGACTGTGGCGCTTGCACGATTATCATTGATCAAGTGGCGATGAAATCATGTTTAATGCTTGCCGTAGAAGCGCAAGGAAAGGAAATCATTACAATAGAAGGACTAAAAGATAGCCCACTCCAACAAGCTTTTATCGAAGAATTTGCCTTTCAGTGCGGTTACTGTACACCTGGGTTCATTATGAATGGGCATGCTCTCCTCCTTAATGAGCACAATCCTAGTAGAGAAAAGATAAAAGAGTGGTTGGAATCCAATATATGTCGTTGTACGAGTTATGAGGAAATAGAAGCAGCGGTGTTGAAAGCAATTGTGCATAAAAAAGAATGA
- a CDS encoding DUF4021 domain-containing protein: protein MKDQKKNEINKQNNLGLDTDEQEMNGLYGMAETKEENAINKTNNQQKY, encoded by the coding sequence ATGAAAGATCAAAAGAAGAATGAAATAAACAAACAAAACAATTTAGGCTTAGATACGGATGAACAAGAAATGAACGGCTTATATGGTATGGCAGAAACAAAGGAAGAGAATGCCATAAACAAAACAAATAATCAGCAAAAGTATTAA
- a CDS encoding CBO0543 family protein, translating to MYSLILHLPTNMEINKAKEKLYHLSIDHWFQHDLFSPNWWILFLATIIPYFIWWRLVDKNRFFEIFSYGMVCATISMLLDIIGTELMLWSYPDKLIPIITPLIPANLVIIPITAMLVYQYFSNWHKFLVATLGWSILFSYIIEPLFMLRKMFILGEHWSHTKSFVGFIILGIMLKALFEKIKKHLPS from the coding sequence ATGTATAGCTTAATATTGCATCTTCCTACTAACATGGAAATTAATAAAGCAAAGGAGAAATTATACCATCTGTCCATCGATCATTGGTTTCAGCATGATTTATTTTCGCCAAATTGGTGGATTCTTTTCTTAGCAACGATAATTCCCTATTTTATTTGGTGGAGGTTAGTAGATAAAAATCGTTTTTTTGAAATATTCTCTTATGGCATGGTATGTGCCACTATATCTATGCTCCTAGACATTATTGGCACAGAATTAATGCTATGGAGCTATCCGGATAAACTTATCCCCATCATCACTCCGTTAATTCCTGCTAATTTGGTCATTATTCCTATAACAGCAATGCTTGTCTATCAATACTTTAGCAATTGGCACAAATTTTTAGTAGCTACTTTAGGTTGGTCTATATTATTTTCATATATTATCGAACCATTATTTATGCTAAGAAAAATGTTTATATTAGGAGAACATTGGTCCCATACGAAATCTTTTGTTGGTTTTATTATCTTAGGTATTATGTTAAAGGCTCTTTTTGAAAAAATTAAGAAGCATCTTCCTAGCTAA
- a CDS encoding cell wall hydrolase, translating into MAVVRTTDADIDLLARLLRAEAEGEGELGMLLVGNVGINRIRADCSDFRGLRTVSDMVYQAHAFEATTKGYFYQRPRESERRLARRVVNGESFWPAKYSLWYFRPPGDCPPTWYNQPHVGRFKLHCFYEPTAEECENVYNTF; encoded by the coding sequence TTGGCAGTAGTACGAACAACAGATGCGGATATTGATTTATTAGCAAGACTTCTCCGTGCTGAAGCAGAGGGAGAAGGGGAATTAGGGATGTTATTAGTTGGGAACGTTGGAATTAATCGGATCAGAGCAGATTGTTCTGATTTCAGGGGACTACGTACTGTTTCCGATATGGTTTATCAAGCCCATGCGTTTGAAGCAACAACGAAAGGTTATTTTTATCAAAGACCAAGAGAAAGTGAACGACGGTTGGCGAGAAGGGTAGTGAATGGTGAATCCTTTTGGCCAGCAAAATATAGCTTATGGTATTTTCGTCCCCCAGGCGATTGTCCTCCTACTTGGTATAATCAGCCACATGTAGGGAGATTTAAGCTGCATTGTTTTTATGAACCAACTGCAGAAGAATGCGAAAATGTTTATAACACATTCTAA
- a CDS encoding YbaK/EbsC family protein, with protein sequence MSLENVQTYLSKWNREKDIQIFETSSATVLEAANTLGVEPKRIAKTLSFRKEDDAILIVAAGDAKIDNKKFKQTFTEKPRMLSPEEVLEKTGHAVGGVCPFGLTEDLPVYMDESLKRFTTVFPACGSSNSAIELTNEELYIYGNVVEWVNVCKGWE encoded by the coding sequence TTGTCTTTAGAAAATGTACAAACATATTTAAGTAAATGGAATAGAGAGAAAGATATTCAAATTTTTGAAACCTCTAGTGCCACCGTTTTAGAAGCTGCAAACACATTAGGAGTAGAGCCGAAAAGAATCGCTAAAACGTTATCTTTTCGAAAGGAAGATGATGCAATCTTAATCGTAGCAGCGGGTGATGCCAAAATTGACAATAAAAAATTCAAGCAAACCTTTACAGAAAAACCAAGGATGCTATCCCCAGAAGAAGTATTGGAGAAAACGGGTCACGCAGTTGGCGGCGTTTGTCCTTTTGGTTTGACGGAAGATTTACCTGTCTATATGGATGAATCCTTGAAGCGATTCACCACCGTTTTTCCAGCTTGCGGAAGTAGTAATTCAGCCATAGAATTGACCAATGAAGAGCTATACATATACGGTAATGTAGTCGAATGGGTAAATGTATGTAAAGGTTGGGAGTAA
- the lexA gene encoding transcriptional repressor LexA, with amino-acid sequence MQKLSKRQLDILEYIKEEVKLKGYPPSVREIAEAVGLASSSTVHGHLARLESKGLIRRDPTKPRAIEILDLEESNIPKYNIINVPVVGKVTAGMPITAIENVEEYFPLPERLAPSDEQIFMLEIMGESMIEAGILDGDYVIVRQQHSANNGDIVVAMTEEDEATVKRFFKERDFIRLQPENSTMEPIILHNVSILGKVIGVYRQIQ; translated from the coding sequence ATGCAGAAGCTTTCAAAGAGGCAATTAGACATACTAGAATACATAAAAGAAGAAGTAAAGCTAAAAGGATATCCACCTTCTGTTCGTGAAATTGCAGAAGCAGTTGGTCTTGCATCAAGTTCAACAGTTCACGGTCATTTAGCAAGATTAGAAAGTAAAGGACTAATCCGTCGAGATCCAACTAAACCAAGAGCTATTGAAATATTGGATTTAGAAGAAAGCAATATACCAAAATATAATATTATTAATGTTCCTGTAGTCGGAAAAGTTACAGCCGGTATGCCTATCACTGCTATTGAAAATGTAGAAGAATATTTTCCATTACCCGAAAGGCTTGCACCGAGCGATGAACAAATTTTCATGCTTGAGATAATGGGAGAAAGTATGATTGAAGCTGGTATATTAGATGGTGACTATGTAATCGTCAGACAACAGCATTCAGCTAATAACGGGGATATTGTTGTCGCAATGACCGAGGAAGATGAAGCAACAGTTAAACGATTCTTTAAAGAACGCGACTTTATTCGCCTTCAACCAGAGAATAGCACAATGGAGCCGATCATTCTTCATAATGTGAGCATTCTTGGTAAAGTAATTGGTGTATACCGTCAAATTCAATAA